From the Brassica napus cultivar Da-Ae chromosome A8, Da-Ae, whole genome shotgun sequence genome, one window contains:
- the LOC106361339 gene encoding deSI-like protein At4g17486 has protein sequence MTEVVVHIYDVTNSGSEKTNNTILQINRFFKDGIGLGGIFHSAIQVYGDDEWSFGYCEQGTGVFSCPSTKNPMYTYREKIVLGKTDCTIFMVNQILRELSREWPGHTYDLLSKNCNHFCDVLCDRLGVPKLPGWVNRFAHAGDTALEVAGNTAMRVKQAKTELVSASKVAYRFLSNITSNVTNGSPQRPGTLSSSENGNLRLQGSWFKGLLNTAKPSTSTEIEDRDEDANHGVPNHQRKQSRDSVPIHPTAFG, from the exons ATGACGGAGGTAGTTGTGCACATATACGATGTGACGAACAGTGGATCTGAGAAGACTAACAACACCATTCTCCAGATCAACCGCTTCTTCAAAGACGGCATCGGTCTCGGCGGCATCTTCCACAGCGCCATTCAG GTGTATGGGGATGATGAATGGTCTTTTGGGTACTGTGAACAAGGGACTGGTGTGTTCAGCTGTCCTAGTACCAAGAATCCTATGTACACTTACCGTGAGAAGATTGTTCTCGGGAAGACGGATTGCACTATCTTCATGGTTAATCAGATACTGCGTGAGCTCAGCAGGGAATGGCCTGGACACACGTATGATTTGTTGTCTAAAAACTGCAATCACTTCTGTGATGTTCTCTGTGACAGGCTTGGTGTGCCTAAACTCCCAG GTTGGGTGAATCGCTTTGCTCATGCGGGTGATACAGCCTTGGAAGTTGCAGGAAACACAGCGATGCGG GTAAAGCAAGCCAAAACTGAACTAGTATCAGCTAGTAAAGTGGCTTATCGCTTCCTTTCAAATATTACGTCGAATGTAACCAACGGCTCTCCGCAACGGCCTGGAACACTCAGCAGTTCAGAGAATGGGAACTTGAGATTGCAAGGTAGTTGGTTCAAGGGGTTACTCAACACTGCCAAACCCTCCACAAGTACAGAGATAGAGGACAGAGATGAAGATGCAAATCACGGAGTCCCCAATCATCAGAGAAAACAAAGCCGTGACTCTGTACCCATCCACCCTACTGCATTTGGGTAA
- the LOC106361338 gene encoding protein DETOXIFICATION 35-like: protein MDPRTPFLANGGEAEEDYAPARTWSDVKRVLSTESGKLWMFASMVAFDAICQFGVSFMTIVFVGHIGEIELSAVSISLSVIGIFSFGFLLGMSSALETLCSQAFGAGEVNKLGIYMQRAWIISLVSCLVFLPIYIFATPVLRLLGESEEVAVSAGEFTLLTIPQLFSLAFTFPTTKFLIAQGKVVVMTSIGFSALLLHVFMLWLFIIVFGWGTNGAALAFNIINWGTAISLIVYVVGWCNEGWSGLSWLAFRDIGAFVRLSIESAVMICLELWYMMSIIVLSGRLDNDVIAVDSLSICLNVNNVELMLFVGVNIAISMIVGTELGKGRPRAAKYSVYVALFESLIIGLVFMVAVIIARDHFAIMFTNSQVLQRAVSKLAYLLGITMVLNGVQQVLTGVAIGGGWQRTVAYINVACYFIFGIPFGYFLGYGANLGVMGLWSGMIAGSALQTLCLMFLVYKIDWNREVEETTERLQRWGGNGTTTKDVIA from the exons ATGGACCCGAGGACACCGTTTCTTGCGAACGGCGGCGAGGCAGAGGAGGATTACGCGCCGGCTAGGACTTGGAGCGATGTGAAGCGAGTTTTGTCTACCGAGTCGGGGAAGTTGTGGATGTTTGCTAGTATGGTTGCTTTCGATGCCATCTGCCAGTTCGGTGTTAGCTTCATGACCATTGTCTTCGTCGGACACATCGGCGAGATCGAGCTCTCCGCcgtctccatctctctctccgTCATCGGCATCTTCTCCTTCGGCTTCCTG CTTGGCATGAGTAGTGCACTTGAAACGCTCTGTAGCCAAGCATTTGGAGCTGGTGAAGTCAATAAGTTAGGAATTTACATGCAGAGAGCCTGGATTATCTCGTTAGTTTCCTGCCTAGTCTTCCTCCCTATATACATCTTTGCCACACCGGTTCTGAGACTTCTCGGTGAATCTGAGGAGGTTGCGGTTTCAGCTGGAGAATTCACTCTTCTAACCATCCCTCAGCTCTTCTCACTGGCCTTCACTTTCCCTACAACTAAGTTCCTTATAGCGCAGGGAAAAGTAGTCGTCATGACTTCTATTGGGTTTAGTGCCCTTTTACTACACGTCTTTATGCTATGGCTGTTTATAATAGTCTTTGGTTGGGGAACAAATGGTGCCGCCTTGGCGTTTAATATCATCAACTGGGGAACAGCAATCTCTCTAATCGTCTATGTTGTTGGTTGGTGTAACGAAGGCTGGTCTGGTTTATCTTGGTTGGCTTTTAGAGATATTGGGGCTTTCGTTAGACTATCCATTGAATCCGCTGTTATGATTTGTCTTGAATTATGGTATATGATGAGTATCATCGTCCTTTCTGGTCGCCTTGACAACGATGTTATAGCTGTTGATTCCCTTTCCATATG CTTGAATGTCAACAATGTGGAGCTCATGTTGTTCGTTGGAGTAAACATTGCTATAAG TATGATTGTCGGAACTGAGCTTGGCAAGGGCCGTCCACGAGCAGCGAAATACTCTGTCTATGTTGCACTGTTCGAGTCTCTCATCATCGGTCTTGTCTTTATGGTGGCTGTCATCATAGCCAGAGACCATTTTGCCATCATGTTTACAAATAGCCAAGTACTTCAGCGTGCTGTGTCTAAGCTAGCTTATCTTCTTGGTATAACCATGGTTCTCAACGGCGTGCAGCAAGTTCTTACCG GTGTGGCTATTGGAGGTGGTTGGCAACGCACAGTGGCTTATATCAACGTGGCTTGTTACTTCATTTTCGGCATTCCCTTTGGCTATTTTCTTGGTTACGGAGCAAACTTGGGAGTGATG GGGCTTTGGAGTGGAATGATAGCAGGATCAGCGCTTCAAACGCTATGCCTGATGTTTTTGGTGTACAAGATAGATTGGAATAGAGAG GTGGAGGAGACCACAGAACGCCTGCAGAGATGGGGAGGGAATGGAACAACAACAAAGGATGTAATTGCATGA